A segment of the Trifolium pratense cultivar HEN17-A07 linkage group LG7, ARS_RC_1.1, whole genome shotgun sequence genome:
tttgtttcaaattacttgtcattttaataatttaaagttatattttgtctattatacccacacgtaaattccaaatatttaggaatAGTTGTTGAAACGGTAAAAggtttaatatatatttgtaaaacaattttttttttctgttcaattttttttttcctatttaaatttttttttggaacattatattaaatttattggacagagaaagtgtgtgcaaaaaaaaaaattattgatgaattaaaataagggtataataggaagataatgtgcaaatatacactttcttaatttttttttttttttttttctaaaacgacaagtaaaaaggaacggagggaaTAGTAACTAACTCTTACTCTTGTTAGTAGATTAGTCAAAAAATTTAGGGAAATAGTAACTAACtcctatatttttaaaattgataatttttttataccaaactTACATTTCTCTTGTTATTAAATAATCAAGTTAATTAACTCAACATATCTTTGATATCTTGTTACACAAGTTAACCCTATAGAGTCGtatactatataataatagCTATAATACACCAGTTTCTCTTCCACATCAATTCACAATCCtcgcaacaacaaaaaatctctTGAAGAGAATCACTCCCTACAGTATGAAGTGCTTCTCCCGCCGTCGTTCTCGTAAAGTGACAACATCAACTAATAACATTTCTTCTTCCGCTCAACTTCGTTTCAAAGTTGAATCAAAGCCTCAAATCCACCGCAAATCCAATTGGAAGCCTTCGTTACCTACAATAATGGAGGAGGAGGATTGGGTGGACAATTATGACGATCGAAAGAAAGATGCAGACAAGAAACCGATGAAATCTTTCGATTATTTCTCTCATCAATTGCagtaagtgttttttttttaaaatttttcttttgttttaacttattaatgttattattattgttacttTTTAACAAACATTGAAATATGAGTAGTCGatatttgtttaatataaaaaatagtattattttcaataaaagaaTTATCTTTTTTGCATCTTTAGATTACTAactaaatttttcttttatcttttttctgGAAATTCTTTTCAGTGACAGTAGCAAGAGCACAAACAAAGAAACGCCAAAGATGATAATTTCTTTTTCGGCATTCGgcatattttgaatttttcccAAGTTGTATATTGTATATTGTATGAACCGTACTTATCTAgttgtttaataatatttttgactGAAGTGAAACCCAATGATGATTTTATATACTTGATGTCTTGGGAACATTTGAATTTTTGGTTGATTGAGATATCCACTTTTTTCGACACAATGTCCTATTTTTTGTGAAGTATATGTAGGTAAGTTTAGTTTAGGAGTAAGGGTGAAACTTAACATTAAACTTGGAAGGAACCAAACCGATCTCTAGAGTTATTATATCAAAAGAGTGtagaagcaaaaataatatattaccactagggaaaattgaaaaaaaaaaaataaaaataaaatacggCTCATTATCAATAAAAGTATCTTTATGTTGAAGGGTCGGGTAACTTCATCACAAATGTTGTTATTCGCATCACTAAGCAGCGAGAtaacatgaaaaaataattgagttgCGTATGTAATAACATATGTTATGTTTTCCCCATTATGTTCGGTAGCATTGCGCTCTTGCGATAGATAATGGAAGAGTTTTGGTAAGGGGAATTTCAGAATGAAAAGTTGAGCTAAACTTCTATTCTGTTCTACATTTCCAAACAAAATATAGGACATCACACACACACTTAGAATTAGTGGGTTGATCATGATTCTAAAGGTGAAAAATGTTATTACTTGACTAGAGTATTTCTGAGTGTTGATGATCTTCATGTCTAAATAAGTTTTATGAGTGAAttatgttttattgtttatggAGTCAGTTTgttcataaattttaatgtGCATTTGTGttcttgtttaattttatttctctttttttttcattcttggaGATAATTAATGGTTTAAATTTTGAGTTGTGATAACTACTACAAATTAGATTTATTTaaccttttaaaatataaataattttttgaaatcaagtttgtaaaaatatttttgaattcttttgttgtgatatctttttcttttcttttcataatttttttttttttggatacataatttatttgtttttgaaaattatgcaTGTATAAAGTATGCATTAATGAAGTAGCAAAAGTTGGATTGGATGCTCTAGGGTTATGGTATCTTTTGAGCAAATGAAAGTCCAAGAGGAATATATTACTTTTAATGTTCTCAATGTTTTGCCAATTTATTTCAAGTTTTATGAATAGATTAGATGATTTACTCGATATGGAtttgttgaattattttttattacaattattatataatcATATCTCCTCATAAGAAAAGATTGATACATAATCACTCGAGTCCAAAAATAGTCTTCCAGATGATGAAACACAGGTAATATCCGTACACATACGTACTTCTCTTTAATCtttcttaaaagaaattatttgtgttttctttttatttaaaagtctTTCAACTATTCGttgacttttttatttaaaagtctTCTAATATGAACACATtagatgatttttgtttttgttattcaCAATTTGAATGATGTTATTGGCAGTTTAAATTCACTTAAGagaattgaagactataaatatgtgaagcctcagaCCTATTCACTCATGTAATCTAAACCGTGTTTACTAAAAGTGTgtgttttagggtttagagttttgtgttaattgtgagtctttcttgtgtcactttgatgcaagtttaggactgtgtctTGGTTGTTGATTGTAaactactcctaagctttgaagcacagagttagtgtgtgtgtttCACTTGAGAGCTTTTAAGCGAGAGTAAAAtttagtttcttaggagtgtgtctccatcttgatcgttATAAAGTTGAGAACAATACaatacgtgttgttagagggaatttgggacggtgtctcattatctaagaggttcctaagtaggattgcacgggtagtgtctaggcgagaagtcaagtaccgggtgttggtcgagggctttgaactagagctattatagttgattcattcctggattggtatcccccagaataggtgacgttgcactgaactgggttaacaaacgatctgtgttatttattattctgctatTTATCGCTTTATTATATTCAACGTCTATCTTGCTACAACACATATTGTTATTGAAAATTAGAATTAGTGGGTTGATCATGATTCCAAAGGTATAATCCTTATTGATTGACACAAAATATAGGACAGCACACACACACTTAGAATTAGTGGGTTGATCATGATTCTAAAGGTGAAAAATGTTATTAATTGACTAGAGAATTTCTGAGTGTTGATGATCTTCATGTCTAAATAAGTTTTATGAGTGAAttatgttttattgtttatggAGTCAGTTTgttcataaattttaatgtgtatttgtgttcttgttaaattttgtttctcttctttttcattctTGGAGATAATTAAtggttgaaattttgaattgtgATAACTACTACAAAATAGATTTATTTaaccttttaaaatataaataatttttttaaattaaagtttgtgaaaatatttttgaattcttttgttgtgatctttttcttttcttttcataatttatttgtttttgaaaattatgcaTGTATAAAGTATAAGTATGCATTAATGAGGTAGCAAAAGTTGGATTGGATGCTCTAGTGTTATGGTATCTTTTGAGCAAATGAAACTCCAAAcggaatatattatttttaatgttctCAATGTTTTGCCAATTTATTGCAagttttatgaattattttttattgctCTAGTGTTATGGTATCTTgttgaattatattttattgCAATTATTATATAATCATATATCTCCTCATAAGAAAAGATTGATACATAATCACTCGAGTCCAAAAATAGTCTTCCATAACTCTAGACTGCATTTGGGAGGATACTAGAACTACTTGATGTCATAACTCgtcccgaactctggactactttttttttttttttttgtaaccaGAACCAATATATATGAGTAGTTTAAATAAATGAAGAGTGAATTGGTATATAAACCAAggcaataatataatatattaatctCACATAAGTTATAACCATAGATTATAATCATCAATGAACATCTAATTTAAAAGTTTACAATATATATGATTTGTATCCCAAAACAAGGTCTCAAATTTTCCAAAAACACAACGATCCAAACTATAATTTGTGATTTAGCATAACCTCCTAGCTGGTATGGAAATTACTTCTTACTCTTCACCAAAAGCTTCACTATTAGAGGAGGAGAAGGAGGCTTCAAGATCTTTATTCTCTTCGCACAATTTTAACTTTGTGCACGCTTCTTAGGAGGCATGCTCATCACCGAATTCTTTACCGTAAGATGATAAAGAACATGTACTTGCCAAATCACAAACAAACTCTTGCACCAAGGACACAACTTCATTTTCTTCGCACAATTCTAACTTTGCACACCTTGAGTGGATATTTAGCACCTCAACATTGTCTCCTTTCACGACATCCTTCAATGAGATTAGACTTGGAATATGAGGAATTAGTTGAAAATACTTTGATTGATGAATCCCATGGATTCGAAAAACTTTGAATCCATACTTCCCAGgttcataaaatataaaacagttAGATGAATGATAAGACAATAAGGCAGCACCCTCCTCAAAGTGTTTTACCGGCCAATATGAACCAATATGTGAAGAAAGATCATTGCTGAGAAAAGTATCAATGTTGTAAACCTTAGTCCATGATTCTCCAATACCATAATTTTTCATAATCCACATTGTAATACCATGTGGAGAAGAAGCATCACATATGTAAAGAAATCCCCTTAATTCTCCCATGCTTATACGACCTTTATCAAGAATTTCATTCTTTTCAAAAACGTGTGCAGAAGGGAATGATTGCAACCTTTCACTTTCAAAGTTGAAACACAATATTGATACTTGCCAACGACCAAACCTGATCCAATGAAGTGTGCCATTCACACTGGTGGCATGCGTAAGGcttgaaataaaaattggatGATCCACCTCAACATTTCTCCATGAAGGTGTTCCAAGAGTGTGTATCTGAAGGGTCAATCGCTGAAATGACGGGTTCATGTGACGTCTAACATTAATGACGCACAATTTTATAACCttatattcattagttttagGTTGGAAACCAAAAGCAACTATTGGCTCGATTCTTAAACTAGATGGGGATAAACGGAATAAGTCGATACCCTTATATGAACTTGGCGGGGTTACAGTAGTAGGTTTAGGAAGTCTTATGAACTCCCCAGTGATTGGATTGCAAATGACTGAAGGGTTTCCCTTATATGGGTGACACAAACAAAGCAAGCCGTTGCAAGAATTTGCAATAAGAAACTTATAGTGAAGAGGGTTGTTGTCTCTCTTCTTGTTTTTAAATTTGGTATCACGAAGAGGAAGCTTGAATATAGGCGCAAGCTTGACATGATTGTTGCATCCAATCTGAAACTTCTGAGGGTCACACTCAAGAAGGTACATGGTTCTTGATACTAGACTATCATTAACATCACAGGGCCGAATCATGAAACAAGTTGGTGATTGTTGAAAGTGCAATTTAGCAAAACGTGGTTCTGAAATAAGCATTTTCCAATTTGTGCAGACACATCTACAAATGAGAAGAGTGTTGATGGGAAGTTGAAGCAGAATCTGGGTGGTGAGTGGTTCAGGAAGATTATCAAAATAAGGATAAATTGAATCGTCCTTTTCTCTTTTCATGGGTAACATCCTATTCTTGTGTGCTCTGTTCGTTCCTT
Coding sequences within it:
- the LOC123900157 gene encoding F-box protein At3g07870-like — encoded protein: MLPMKREKDDSIYPYFDNLPEPLTTQILLQLPINTLLICRCVCTNWKMLISEPRFAKLHFQQSPTCFMIRPCDVNDSLVSRTMYLLECDPQKFQIGCNNHVKLAPIFKLPLRDTKFKNKKRDNNPLHYKFLIANSCNGLLCLCHPYKGNPSVICNPITGEFIRLPKPTTVTPPSSYKGIDLFRLSPSSLRIEPIVAFGFQPKTNEYKVIKLCVINVRRHMNPSFQRLTLQIHTLGTPSWRNVEVDHPIFISSLTHATSVNGTLHWIRFGRWQVSILCFNFESERLQSFPSAHVFEKNEILDKGRISMGELRGFLYICDASSPHGITMWIMKNYGIGESWTKVYNIDTFLSNDLSSHIGSYWPVKHFEEGAALLSYHSSNCFIFYEPGKYGFKVFRIHGIHQSKYFQLIPHIPSLISLKDVVKGDNVEVLNIHSRCAKLELCEENEVVSLVQEFVCDLASTCSLSSYGKEFGDEHAS